The Anabaena sp. WA102 genome contains a region encoding:
- the mnmA gene encoding tRNA 2-thiouridine(34) synthase MnmA, which yields MKKVVVGLSGGVDSSVAAAMLHNQGYDVIGLTLWLMKGKGQCCSEGMIDAANICEQLGIPHEIVDIRDVFQTEIIDFLVTGYSVGITPLPCSQCNKTVKFGPMVEYAREKLASDKIATGHYAQIRYDDTTNRYQLLRAVDRNKDQSYFLYDLSQDLLGATIFPLGELNKTDTRRIATEYNLKTADKPESQDLCLVESNGSMRAFLDKYLAPRPGDIVDTTGKVLGQHDGVHHYTIGQRKGLGIAAAEPLYVIELDAANNKVVVGDRTKGSQSECTINRVNWVSIAEPVAPIRAEVQIRYRSQPVPVTVIPLPDSRVRLVFDEPQFSITPGQAAVWYDEDMVLGGGIIEQS from the coding sequence ATGAAAAAAGTTGTCGTTGGTCTTTCCGGTGGCGTTGATAGTTCCGTAGCCGCCGCTATGCTGCATAATCAAGGCTATGATGTAATTGGTTTAACTCTTTGGCTGATGAAAGGCAAAGGGCAATGTTGCTCTGAAGGAATGATCGACGCGGCTAATATTTGTGAACAATTGGGTATACCCCATGAAATTGTTGATATTCGGGATGTCTTTCAAACAGAAATTATTGATTTTTTAGTGACAGGTTACAGCGTAGGCATTACGCCGTTGCCTTGTTCCCAATGTAACAAAACGGTGAAATTCGGTCCAATGGTGGAATATGCAAGGGAAAAATTGGCATCGGATAAAATCGCCACAGGTCATTATGCCCAAATCCGCTACGATGACACCACTAACCGTTACCAACTATTACGAGCCGTAGACCGCAACAAAGATCAATCTTATTTCCTCTATGACTTATCCCAAGACTTATTAGGGGCAACAATTTTTCCCCTGGGTGAACTGAATAAAACTGATACTCGCAGAATTGCTACTGAATACAACTTAAAAACCGCCGATAAACCAGAAAGTCAAGATTTATGCTTAGTAGAAAGCAATGGCTCTATGCGGGCATTTTTAGATAAATATTTAGCTCCTCGACCTGGTGATATTGTGGATACCACTGGTAAAGTTTTGGGACAACATGATGGTGTTCATCATTACACCATTGGTCAGCGAAAAGGCTTAGGCATCGCCGCAGCCGAACCCTTGTATGTAATTGAATTAGATGCAGCTAATAACAAAGTAGTTGTAGGCGATCGCACCAAAGGATCTCAGTCAGAATGTACAATAAATCGAGTAAATTGGGTTTCCATAGCTGAACCCGTTGCCCCCATTCGCGCCGAAGTTCAAATCCGTTATCGTTCCCAACCCGTACCCGTCACAGTAATTCCCCTACCAGATTCCCGCGTCCGGTTAGTATTTGATGAACCACAATTCAGCATCACCCCTGGACAAGCAGCGGTTTGGTACGACGAAGATATGGTATTAGGTGGCGGAATCATCGAACAATCGTAG
- the psbP gene encoding photosystem II reaction center PsbP, translating into MWQRITLILLLVLSFSLSSVGVANAAGLNRFVDSADGYQFDYPNGWLQVKVGDGPDVVFHDLIEVSENVSVVISPVPSGKTLAELGTPTEVGYKLGKAALAPVGSDRTAELINAAAREVNGKIYYFLEYAVKFPNGQERHNISSVAISRGKLFTFNASVPERRWKKLQRMIDEVVSSFAVY; encoded by the coding sequence ATGTGGCAAAGAATTACGTTGATCTTATTATTGGTGTTGAGCTTCAGCTTGAGTAGTGTTGGTGTGGCTAATGCGGCTGGACTAAATCGGTTTGTAGATAGTGCTGACGGTTATCAGTTTGATTATCCTAATGGTTGGTTACAAGTTAAAGTTGGTGATGGGCCTGATGTGGTGTTTCACGATTTAATTGAAGTATCAGAAAATGTGTCTGTGGTAATTAGTCCTGTTCCCTCTGGTAAAACTTTAGCGGAATTGGGAACACCAACGGAAGTTGGTTATAAATTAGGAAAGGCGGCTCTTGCTCCTGTAGGTTCTGATCGGACTGCTGAGTTAATCAATGCGGCTGCAAGGGAAGTAAATGGGAAAATTTACTACTTTCTAGAATATGCAGTTAAATTTCCGAATGGACAGGAAAGACATAATATTTCTAGTGTGGCTATCAGTCGTGGTAAGCTGTTTACGTTTAATGCTTCTGTTCCTGAGAGACGTTGGAAGAAGCTGCAACGAATGATTGACGAAGTTGTGAGTTCTTTCGCTGTTTATTAA
- a CDS encoding Maf family protein, translated as MKIPQFVLASASVARRRLLQTVGIEPIVCPSDFDESQIQLTEPGELVKTLAKCKAETVVSQFPAALVMGCDSVLAMGRGIYGKPGDAEEAIARWQLMQGNFGDLYTGHVLIDTTKNQTVVKCQVTRVYFAKMSDRAILAYVATGEPLQCAGAFALEGFGSLFVEKIEGCHSNVIGLSLPLLRQMIGELGYEVTDFWG; from the coding sequence ATGAAAATTCCGCAATTTGTGCTTGCTTCTGCTTCTGTTGCCCGTCGTCGGTTATTGCAAACTGTGGGAATTGAACCAATAGTTTGTCCGAGTGATTTTGATGAGTCACAAATACAACTAACTGAACCTGGGGAATTGGTGAAAACGCTGGCTAAGTGTAAGGCGGAAACTGTGGTTTCCCAATTTCCAGCGGCTTTGGTGATGGGTTGTGATTCAGTTTTGGCTATGGGTAGAGGGATTTACGGTAAACCAGGGGATGCAGAGGAAGCGATCGCTCGCTGGCAATTGATGCAAGGTAATTTTGGTGACTTGTACACTGGTCATGTTTTGATTGATACTACTAAAAATCAAACTGTGGTTAAATGTCAAGTTACTAGGGTGTATTTTGCGAAAATGAGCGATCGCGCTATTCTTGCCTATGTAGCTACAGGTGAACCTCTTCAATGCGCTGGAGCATTTGCTTTAGAAGGTTTTGGGAGTTTATTTGTGGAGAAAATCGAGGGTTGTCACAGTAATGTCATTGGTTTGAGTTTACCTTTATTGCGGCAGATGATCGGGGAATTGGGATATGAAGTTACAGATTTTTGGGGATAG